A window from Oncorhynchus mykiss isolate Arlee chromosome 9, USDA_OmykA_1.1, whole genome shotgun sequence encodes these proteins:
- the myt1b gene encoding myelin transcription factor 1 isoform X3 yields MKLCLTFIENEFRGELLNQRWTRGERISRCQPTQRLQSRPIKMSVESDDTRSTRTRSKGIRVPTELIGQELSVLGCPLVRKRRLADAEAEQEQPSSKRKSHPLKLAMDDGFGVDSDGSSEEEVEGEAREEEEEEKEKEEKIEEQPQAQQEEKPEEEQEEEEEEEEEEENVTEQKEESIDSDEEECMIIEPGSSKTTCKAEEGEWPKRADYSSYHQILANSLLYLGRVPDTAETTSQAHVTMETEKDITAVEHATVAVEHPVEEEEEEEEEEEEEDEIEETREAVTQRTFEHPYFTGDIHQQQDKAEEDEEEEEYEEERREAEHQPQEILDEEEEEDDIEEVDEGVHPVVLPTSNSISSNAAAQGPATQGDRTTEHYMPKRTSLLENYNPHRTSPGENYNPHRTSLLENYNPHRTIPLENYNPHRVSPLQHYISHKASAASDIIEVRSEDSGKDYEDEDGDEEEEEEDDSLSQRWTDESETYDMTRGNLGLLEQAIALKAEQVKGPRDLLLLRHPAVTPELHHRYFSMDDRPKHLNAMRNSCFSSKAVSTEGSRPEKREIKCPTPGCDGTGHVTGLYPHHRSLSGCPHKDRIPPEILAMHENVLKCPTPGCTGQGHVNSNRNTHRSLSGCPIAAAEKLSKSLNLDKQHLSQPIREHLKESPNNNDRVLRPMCFVKQLEVPHYRQYRPNMIPATPRASLAKELEKYSKVSFDYASFDCQVFGKRVLASNIPTSETSPKAFKSKVSSPKSSSPSLSLHGGYGKTASSSAYDYSHEAQAAHMAATAILNLSTRCWERPENLSTKHQDLASKDIGVDENGTLDLSMKKPVKREGTSPGLCSPDPSSSSSSLHHGGSSGMTSPHTGHAYKQEQWEEPLDYTKPNRQREEDVEELEHHTARSFASSDPEDMDLMQDYPQERKYPGEVTTPNFKVQFQQPKDCKKDLLLCPTPGCDGSGHITGNYASHRSLSGCPLADKSLRSLMAAHSAELKCPTPGCDGSGHNTGNYASHRRCPVPGCDSLGHISGKYATHRSAYGCPLAARRQKEGMLNGNPFSWKAFKTEAPNCPTPGCDGSGHANGSFLTHRSLSGCPRASFARKKAKIPGDEYLSTKFRASDVLNNDEDIKHLNKEINELNETNNEMETDMVNLQTQISSMEKNLKNIEVENKLIEEQNETLFMELSGLSHALIRSLANIRIPHMQEPITEQNFDRYVSTLTDMYTNKECFQNPENKALLESINKAVKSIKV; encoded by the exons AAAATGAGTTTCGGGGCGAGCTCCTGAATCAGCGTTGGACTCGAGGCGAGAGGATCAGCCGCTGCCAGCCCACACAGAGGCTGCAGAGTAGACCAATCAAA ATGAGTGTGGAGAGTGATGACACGCGAAGCACACGCACACGCTCCAAGGGAATCAGAG TTCCCACCGAGCTCATTGGACAAGAGCTGAG TGTGCTGGGCTGCCCATTGGTCAGGAAGAGACGTCTGGCGGATGCTGAGGCAGAGCAGGAGCAGCCATCTTCTAAAAGGAAGTCCCACCCTCTAAAGCTGGCCATGGACGATGGCTTCGGCGTGGACAGTGATGGGAGCAgcgaggaggaggtggagggggaggccagggaggaggaagaggaggagaaggagaaggaagagaagataGAGGAACAACCACAGGCACAGCAGGAAGAAAAgccagaggaggagcaggaggaagaggaggaagaggaggaagaggaggagaatgtGACAGAGCAGAAAGAGGAGAGCATAGATTCAGATGAAG AAGAATGCATGATCATTGAGCCGGGATCCAGTAAAACAACATGTAAAGCTGAGGAGGGGGAATGGCCTAAGAGAGCGGACTACTCCAGTTACCATCAGATCCTAGCCAACTCTCTACTGTACCTGGGCAGGGTCCCCGACACCGCAGAGACCACCTCACAGGCGCACGTTACCATGGAGACAGAGAAGGATATCACAGCTGTGGAGCACGCCACTGTGGCAGTGGAACAcccagtagaggaggaggaggaggaagaggaggaggaggaggaggaagatgagattGAGGAGACTAGGGAGGCTGTGACACAGAGAACCTTTGAGCACCCGTATTTCACTGGAGACATTCACCAGCAGCAGGACAAGGCtgaggaagacgaggaggaggaagagtatgaagaggagaggagagaagcagagcACCAGCCACAGGAGATcctggatgaagaggaggaggaagatgacatTGAGGAGGTGGATGAGGGAGTGCACCCTGTCGTCCTGCCCACCTCTAACTCCATTAGCAGCAATGCAGCAGCTCAGGGACCAGCCACACAAGGGGACagaactacagagcactacatgcCCAAAAGGACCAGCCTCCTAGAAAACTACAACCCCCACAGGACCAGCCCAGGGGAGAACTACAACCCCCACAGGACCAGCCTCCTGGAGAACTACAACCCCCACAGGACCATCCCACTGGAGAACTACAATCCCCACAGAGTCAGCCCCTTACAGCACTACATCTCCCATAAGGCCTCAGCAGCCTCTGACATAATCGAGGTGCGCTCAGAGGATTCGGGGAAGGACTATGAAGATGAAGatggtgatgaggaggaggaggaggaagatgatagTTTGTCTCAGAGGTGGACGGATGAGTCAGAGACGTATGATATGACCCGGGGCAACCTGGGGCTCCTGGAGCAGGCCATCGCCCTGAAGGCAGAACAGGTGAAGGGGCCTCgcgacctcctcctcctccgtcacCCCGCTGTCACCCCGGAGCTCCACCACCGCTATTTCAGCATGGACGACCGGCCCAAACACCTGAACGCCATGCGCAACAGCTGCTTCAGCAGCAAAG CTGTCTCTACAGAGGGCAGCAGGCCAGAGAAGAGGGAGATCAAATGCCCCACCCCTGGCTGTGACGGGACTGGCCATgttactggactctacccccaccACCGCAGCCTGTCTGGTTGTCCACACAAGGACAGGATCCCTCCTGAGA TCCTGGCCATGCATGAGAACGTGCTGAAGTGTCCTACTCCAGGCTGCACTGGACAGGGTCATGTTAACAGCAACCGTAACACCCACCGCAG TTTGTCAGGATGCCCCATCGCAGCCGCAGAGAAGCTGTCCAAGAGCCTCAACCTTGACAAGCAGCATCTCtcccagccaatcagagagcaccTCAAAGAAAGTCCCAACAACAATGACCGAGTCCTGAG gcccaTGTGTTTTGTGAAGCAACTGGAGGTGCCTCATTATAGGCAGTACAGGCCCAACATGATACCCGCCACACCTCGTGCCAGCCTGGCCAAGGAGCTGGAGAAGTACTCCAAGGTCTCCTTTGATTATGCAAGCTTCGACTGTCAGGTGTTTGGAAAGCGTGTGCTTGCATCAAATATACCGACCAGCGAAACCTCACCCAAAGCCTTCAAAT CTAAAGTCTCGTCCCCAAAGTCTTCTTCTCCCAGCCTCAGCCTGCATGGAGGCTATGGGAAGACAGCCTCCTCTTCTGCCTACGACTACTCCCATGAAGCCCAGGCAGCCCACATGGCCGCTACAGCCATCCTCAACCTGTCCACGCGCTGCTGGGAGAGGCCTGAGAACCTGAGCACCAAGCACCAGGACCTGGCTAGCAAG GACATCGGGGTGGATGAAAATGGCACTCTGGACCTGAGCATGAAGAAGCCCGTCAAACGAGAGGGTACCAGCCCAGGGTTGTGTTCCCcggacccctcctcctcctcttcctccctgcacCACGGAGGCAGCAGTGGCATGACCTCGCCCCACACAGGCCACGCCTACAAACAGGAACAGTGGGAGGAGCCTCTGGACTACACAAAACCCAACCGCCAGcgagaggaggatgtagaggag CTGGAGCACCACACAGCGCGGTCGTTTGCCTCGTCCGACCCTGAGGACATGGACCTGATGCAGGACTACCCCCAGGAGAGGAAGTACCCTGGAGAGGTCACCACCCCAAACTTCAAGGTCCAATTCCAACAACCCAAGGACTGCAAGAAAGATCTGCTCCT GTGCCCCACTCCTGGCTGTGACGGCAGTGGCCACATCACTGGAAACTATGCATCCCATCGCAG tcTGTCTGGCTGTCCTCTTGCTGATAAGAGTCTTCGTTCCCTCATGGCGGCCCACTCTGCTGAGCTCAA GTGCCCCACTCCAGGATGTGATGGTTCAGGACATAACACTGGAAACTACGCCTCCCACAGAAG atgCCCCGTGCCAGGCTGTGACAGCCTGGGTCACATCAGTGGGAAGTACGCCACTCATCGCAGTGCCTATGGGTGCCCGCTGGCTGCCCGCAGGCAGAAAGAGGGGATGCTCAATGGTAACCCATTCTCCTGGAAGGCCTTCAAGACGGAGGCCCCCAACTGCCCCACCCCCGGCTGTGATGGATCAGGACACGCCAACGGCAGCTTCCTCACACACCGCAG TCTCTCTGGCTGTCCCAGAGCCTCCTTTGCCAGAAAGAAAGCCAAGATCCCTGGAGATGAATACCTGAGCACCAAGTTCAGGGCCAGTGACG TTCTGAACAATGACGAGGACATCAAGCATCTCAACAAGGAGATCAATGAGCTCAACGAGACCAACAAcgagatggagacagacatggTGAACCTGcaaacacag ATCTCATCCATGGAGAAGAACCTGAAGAACATTGAGGTGGAGAACAAGCTGATTGAGGAGCAGAACGAGACGCTCTTCATGGAGCTATCTGGCCTCAGCCACGCCCTGATCCGCAGCCTGGCCAACATCCGCATCCCACACATG CAGGAGCCAATCACTGAGCAGAATTTCGACAGATACGTGAGCACCCTGACTGACATGTACACCAACAAGGAGTGCTTCCAGAACCCGGAGAACAAGGCTCTGCTGGAGAGCATCAACAAGGCTGTGAAGAGCATCAAGGTGTGA
- the myt1b gene encoding myelin transcription factor 1 isoform X6, translating into MKLCLTFIENEFRGELLNQRWTRGERISRCQPTQRLQSRPIKMSVESDDTRSTRTRSKGIRVPTELIGQELSVLGCPLVRKRRLADAEAEQEQPSSKRKSHPLKLAMDDGFGVDSDGSSEEEVEGEAREEEEEEKEKEEKIEEQPQAQQEEKPEEEQEEEEEEEEEEENVTEQKEESIDSDEEECMIIEPGSSKTTCKAEEGEWPKRADYSSYHQILANSLLYLGRVPDTAETTSQAHVTMETEKDITAVEHATVAVEHPVEEEEEEEEEEEEEDEIEETREAVTQRTFEHPYFTGDIHQQQDKAEEDEEEEEYEEERREAEHQPQEILDEEEEEDDIEEVDEGVHPVVLPTSNSISSNAAAQGPATQGDRTTEHYMPKRTSLLENYNPHRTSPGENYNPHRTSLLENYNPHRTIPLENYNPHRVSPLQHYISHKASAASDIIEVRSEDSGKDYEDEDGDEEEEEEDDSLSQRWTDESETYDMTRGNLGLLEQAIALKAEQVKGPRDLLLLRHPAVTPELHHRYFSMDDRPKHLNAMRNSCFSSKAVSTEGSRPEKREIKCPTPGCDGTGHVTGLYPHHRSLSGCPHKDRIPPEILAMHENVLKCPTPGCTGQGHVNSNRNTHRSLSGCPIAAAEKLSKSLNLDKQHLSQPIREHLKESPNNNDRVLRPMCFVKQLEVPHYRQYRPNMIPATPRASLAKELEKYSKVSFDYASFDCQVFGKRVLASNIPTSETSPKAFKSKVSSPKSSSPSLSLHGGYGKTASSSAYDYSHEAQAAHMAATAILNLSTRCWERPENLSTKHQDLASKDIGVDENGTLDLSMKKPVKREGTSPGLCSPDPSSSSSSLHHGGSSGMTSPHTGHAYKQEQWEEPLDYTKPNRQREEDVEELEHHTARSFASSDPEDMDLMQDYPQERKYPGEVTTPNFKVQFQQPKDCKKDLLLCPTPGCDGSGHITGNYASHRRCPTPGCDGSGHNTGNYASHRRCPVPGCDSLGHISGKYATHRSAYGCPLAARRQKEGMLNGNPFSWKAFKTEAPNCPTPGCDGSGHANGSFLTHRSLSGCPRASFARKKAKIPGDEYLSTKFRASDVLNNDEDIKHLNKEINELNETNNEMETDMVNLQTQISSMEKNLKNIEVENKLIEEQNETLFMELSGLSHALIRSLANIRIPHMQEPITEQNFDRYVSTLTDMYTNKECFQNPENKALLESINKAVKSIKV; encoded by the exons AAAATGAGTTTCGGGGCGAGCTCCTGAATCAGCGTTGGACTCGAGGCGAGAGGATCAGCCGCTGCCAGCCCACACAGAGGCTGCAGAGTAGACCAATCAAA ATGAGTGTGGAGAGTGATGACACGCGAAGCACACGCACACGCTCCAAGGGAATCAGAG TTCCCACCGAGCTCATTGGACAAGAGCTGAG TGTGCTGGGCTGCCCATTGGTCAGGAAGAGACGTCTGGCGGATGCTGAGGCAGAGCAGGAGCAGCCATCTTCTAAAAGGAAGTCCCACCCTCTAAAGCTGGCCATGGACGATGGCTTCGGCGTGGACAGTGATGGGAGCAgcgaggaggaggtggagggggaggccagggaggaggaagaggaggagaaggagaaggaagagaagataGAGGAACAACCACAGGCACAGCAGGAAGAAAAgccagaggaggagcaggaggaagaggaggaagaggaggaagaggaggagaatgtGACAGAGCAGAAAGAGGAGAGCATAGATTCAGATGAAG AAGAATGCATGATCATTGAGCCGGGATCCAGTAAAACAACATGTAAAGCTGAGGAGGGGGAATGGCCTAAGAGAGCGGACTACTCCAGTTACCATCAGATCCTAGCCAACTCTCTACTGTACCTGGGCAGGGTCCCCGACACCGCAGAGACCACCTCACAGGCGCACGTTACCATGGAGACAGAGAAGGATATCACAGCTGTGGAGCACGCCACTGTGGCAGTGGAACAcccagtagaggaggaggaggaggaagaggaggaggaggaggaggaagatgagattGAGGAGACTAGGGAGGCTGTGACACAGAGAACCTTTGAGCACCCGTATTTCACTGGAGACATTCACCAGCAGCAGGACAAGGCtgaggaagacgaggaggaggaagagtatgaagaggagaggagagaagcagagcACCAGCCACAGGAGATcctggatgaagaggaggaggaagatgacatTGAGGAGGTGGATGAGGGAGTGCACCCTGTCGTCCTGCCCACCTCTAACTCCATTAGCAGCAATGCAGCAGCTCAGGGACCAGCCACACAAGGGGACagaactacagagcactacatgcCCAAAAGGACCAGCCTCCTAGAAAACTACAACCCCCACAGGACCAGCCCAGGGGAGAACTACAACCCCCACAGGACCAGCCTCCTGGAGAACTACAACCCCCACAGGACCATCCCACTGGAGAACTACAATCCCCACAGAGTCAGCCCCTTACAGCACTACATCTCCCATAAGGCCTCAGCAGCCTCTGACATAATCGAGGTGCGCTCAGAGGATTCGGGGAAGGACTATGAAGATGAAGatggtgatgaggaggaggaggaggaagatgatagTTTGTCTCAGAGGTGGACGGATGAGTCAGAGACGTATGATATGACCCGGGGCAACCTGGGGCTCCTGGAGCAGGCCATCGCCCTGAAGGCAGAACAGGTGAAGGGGCCTCgcgacctcctcctcctccgtcacCCCGCTGTCACCCCGGAGCTCCACCACCGCTATTTCAGCATGGACGACCGGCCCAAACACCTGAACGCCATGCGCAACAGCTGCTTCAGCAGCAAAG CTGTCTCTACAGAGGGCAGCAGGCCAGAGAAGAGGGAGATCAAATGCCCCACCCCTGGCTGTGACGGGACTGGCCATgttactggactctacccccaccACCGCAGCCTGTCTGGTTGTCCACACAAGGACAGGATCCCTCCTGAGA TCCTGGCCATGCATGAGAACGTGCTGAAGTGTCCTACTCCAGGCTGCACTGGACAGGGTCATGTTAACAGCAACCGTAACACCCACCGCAG TTTGTCAGGATGCCCCATCGCAGCCGCAGAGAAGCTGTCCAAGAGCCTCAACCTTGACAAGCAGCATCTCtcccagccaatcagagagcaccTCAAAGAAAGTCCCAACAACAATGACCGAGTCCTGAG gcccaTGTGTTTTGTGAAGCAACTGGAGGTGCCTCATTATAGGCAGTACAGGCCCAACATGATACCCGCCACACCTCGTGCCAGCCTGGCCAAGGAGCTGGAGAAGTACTCCAAGGTCTCCTTTGATTATGCAAGCTTCGACTGTCAGGTGTTTGGAAAGCGTGTGCTTGCATCAAATATACCGACCAGCGAAACCTCACCCAAAGCCTTCAAAT CTAAAGTCTCGTCCCCAAAGTCTTCTTCTCCCAGCCTCAGCCTGCATGGAGGCTATGGGAAGACAGCCTCCTCTTCTGCCTACGACTACTCCCATGAAGCCCAGGCAGCCCACATGGCCGCTACAGCCATCCTCAACCTGTCCACGCGCTGCTGGGAGAGGCCTGAGAACCTGAGCACCAAGCACCAGGACCTGGCTAGCAAG GACATCGGGGTGGATGAAAATGGCACTCTGGACCTGAGCATGAAGAAGCCCGTCAAACGAGAGGGTACCAGCCCAGGGTTGTGTTCCCcggacccctcctcctcctcttcctccctgcacCACGGAGGCAGCAGTGGCATGACCTCGCCCCACACAGGCCACGCCTACAAACAGGAACAGTGGGAGGAGCCTCTGGACTACACAAAACCCAACCGCCAGcgagaggaggatgtagaggag CTGGAGCACCACACAGCGCGGTCGTTTGCCTCGTCCGACCCTGAGGACATGGACCTGATGCAGGACTACCCCCAGGAGAGGAAGTACCCTGGAGAGGTCACCACCCCAAACTTCAAGGTCCAATTCCAACAACCCAAGGACTGCAAGAAAGATCTGCTCCT GTGCCCCACTCCTGGCTGTGACGGCAGTGGCCACATCACTGGAAACTATGCATCCCATCGCAG GTGCCCCACTCCAGGATGTGATGGTTCAGGACATAACACTGGAAACTACGCCTCCCACAGAAG atgCCCCGTGCCAGGCTGTGACAGCCTGGGTCACATCAGTGGGAAGTACGCCACTCATCGCAGTGCCTATGGGTGCCCGCTGGCTGCCCGCAGGCAGAAAGAGGGGATGCTCAATGGTAACCCATTCTCCTGGAAGGCCTTCAAGACGGAGGCCCCCAACTGCCCCACCCCCGGCTGTGATGGATCAGGACACGCCAACGGCAGCTTCCTCACACACCGCAG TCTCTCTGGCTGTCCCAGAGCCTCCTTTGCCAGAAAGAAAGCCAAGATCCCTGGAGATGAATACCTGAGCACCAAGTTCAGGGCCAGTGACG TTCTGAACAATGACGAGGACATCAAGCATCTCAACAAGGAGATCAATGAGCTCAACGAGACCAACAAcgagatggagacagacatggTGAACCTGcaaacacag ATCTCATCCATGGAGAAGAACCTGAAGAACATTGAGGTGGAGAACAAGCTGATTGAGGAGCAGAACGAGACGCTCTTCATGGAGCTATCTGGCCTCAGCCACGCCCTGATCCGCAGCCTGGCCAACATCCGCATCCCACACATG CAGGAGCCAATCACTGAGCAGAATTTCGACAGATACGTGAGCACCCTGACTGACATGTACACCAACAAGGAGTGCTTCCAGAACCCGGAGAACAAGGCTCTGCTGGAGAGCATCAACAAGGCTGTGAAGAGCATCAAGGTGTGA
- the myt1b gene encoding myelin transcription factor 1 isoform X1 — protein MKLCLTFIENEFRGELLNQRWTRGERISRCQPTQRLQSRPIKMSVESDDTRSTRTRSKGIRVPTELIGQELSVLGCPLVRKRRLADAEAEQEQPSSKRKSHPLKLAMDDGFGVDSDGSSEEEVEGEAREEEEEEKEKEEKIEEQPQAQQEEKPEEEQEEEEEEEEEEENVTEQKEESIDSDEEECMIIEPGSSKTTCKAEEGEWPKRADYSSYHQILANSLLYLGRVPDTAETTSQAHVTMETEKDITAVEHATVAVEHPVEEEEEEEEEEEEEDEIEETREAVTQRTFEHPYFTGDIHQQQDKAEEDEEEEEYEEERREAEHQPQEILDEEEEEDDIEEVDEGVHPVVLPTSNSISSNAAAQGPATQGDRTTEHYMPKRTSLLENYNPHRTSPGENYNPHRTSLLENYNPHRTIPLENYNPHRVSPLQHYISHKASAASDIIEVRSEDSGKDYEDEDGDEEEEEEDDSLSQRWTDESETYDMTRGNLGLLEQAIALKAEQVKGPRDLLLLRHPAVTPELHHRYFSMDDRPKHLNAMRNSCFSSKAVSTEGSRPEKREIKCPTPGCDGTGHVTGLYPHHRSLSGCPHKDRIPPEILAMHENVLKCPTPGCTGQGHVNSNRNTHRSLSGCPIAAAEKLSKSLNLDKQHLSQPIREHLKESPNNNDRVLRPMCFVKQLEVPHYRQYRPNMIPATPRASLAKELEKYSKVSFDYASFDCQVFGKRVLASNIPTSETSPKAFKSKVSSPKSSSPSLSLHGGYGKTASSSAYDYSHEAQAAHMAATAILNLSTRCWERPENLSTKHQDLASKDIGVDENGTLDLSMKKPVKREGTSPGLCSPDPSSSSSSLHHGGSSGMTSPHTGHAYKQEQWEEPLDYTKPNRQREEDVEELEHHTARSFASSDPEDMDLMQDYPQERKYPGEVTTPNFKVQFQQPKDCKKDLLLCPTPGCDGSGHITGNYASHRSLSGCPLADKSLRSLMAAHSAELKCPTPGCDGSGHNTGNYASHRSLSGCPRAKKGGLKTSPTKDDKEDSELLKCPVPGCDSLGHISGKYATHRSAYGCPLAARRQKEGMLNGNPFSWKAFKTEAPNCPTPGCDGSGHANGSFLTHRSLSGCPRASFARKKAKIPGDEYLSTKFRASDVLNNDEDIKHLNKEINELNETNNEMETDMVNLQTQISSMEKNLKNIEVENKLIEEQNETLFMELSGLSHALIRSLANIRIPHMQEPITEQNFDRYVSTLTDMYTNKECFQNPENKALLESINKAVKSIKV, from the exons AAAATGAGTTTCGGGGCGAGCTCCTGAATCAGCGTTGGACTCGAGGCGAGAGGATCAGCCGCTGCCAGCCCACACAGAGGCTGCAGAGTAGACCAATCAAA ATGAGTGTGGAGAGTGATGACACGCGAAGCACACGCACACGCTCCAAGGGAATCAGAG TTCCCACCGAGCTCATTGGACAAGAGCTGAG TGTGCTGGGCTGCCCATTGGTCAGGAAGAGACGTCTGGCGGATGCTGAGGCAGAGCAGGAGCAGCCATCTTCTAAAAGGAAGTCCCACCCTCTAAAGCTGGCCATGGACGATGGCTTCGGCGTGGACAGTGATGGGAGCAgcgaggaggaggtggagggggaggccagggaggaggaagaggaggagaaggagaaggaagagaagataGAGGAACAACCACAGGCACAGCAGGAAGAAAAgccagaggaggagcaggaggaagaggaggaagaggaggaagaggaggagaatgtGACAGAGCAGAAAGAGGAGAGCATAGATTCAGATGAAG AAGAATGCATGATCATTGAGCCGGGATCCAGTAAAACAACATGTAAAGCTGAGGAGGGGGAATGGCCTAAGAGAGCGGACTACTCCAGTTACCATCAGATCCTAGCCAACTCTCTACTGTACCTGGGCAGGGTCCCCGACACCGCAGAGACCACCTCACAGGCGCACGTTACCATGGAGACAGAGAAGGATATCACAGCTGTGGAGCACGCCACTGTGGCAGTGGAACAcccagtagaggaggaggaggaggaagaggaggaggaggaggaggaagatgagattGAGGAGACTAGGGAGGCTGTGACACAGAGAACCTTTGAGCACCCGTATTTCACTGGAGACATTCACCAGCAGCAGGACAAGGCtgaggaagacgaggaggaggaagagtatgaagaggagaggagagaagcagagcACCAGCCACAGGAGATcctggatgaagaggaggaggaagatgacatTGAGGAGGTGGATGAGGGAGTGCACCCTGTCGTCCTGCCCACCTCTAACTCCATTAGCAGCAATGCAGCAGCTCAGGGACCAGCCACACAAGGGGACagaactacagagcactacatgcCCAAAAGGACCAGCCTCCTAGAAAACTACAACCCCCACAGGACCAGCCCAGGGGAGAACTACAACCCCCACAGGACCAGCCTCCTGGAGAACTACAACCCCCACAGGACCATCCCACTGGAGAACTACAATCCCCACAGAGTCAGCCCCTTACAGCACTACATCTCCCATAAGGCCTCAGCAGCCTCTGACATAATCGAGGTGCGCTCAGAGGATTCGGGGAAGGACTATGAAGATGAAGatggtgatgaggaggaggaggaggaagatgatagTTTGTCTCAGAGGTGGACGGATGAGTCAGAGACGTATGATATGACCCGGGGCAACCTGGGGCTCCTGGAGCAGGCCATCGCCCTGAAGGCAGAACAGGTGAAGGGGCCTCgcgacctcctcctcctccgtcacCCCGCTGTCACCCCGGAGCTCCACCACCGCTATTTCAGCATGGACGACCGGCCCAAACACCTGAACGCCATGCGCAACAGCTGCTTCAGCAGCAAAG CTGTCTCTACAGAGGGCAGCAGGCCAGAGAAGAGGGAGATCAAATGCCCCACCCCTGGCTGTGACGGGACTGGCCATgttactggactctacccccaccACCGCAGCCTGTCTGGTTGTCCACACAAGGACAGGATCCCTCCTGAGA TCCTGGCCATGCATGAGAACGTGCTGAAGTGTCCTACTCCAGGCTGCACTGGACAGGGTCATGTTAACAGCAACCGTAACACCCACCGCAG TTTGTCAGGATGCCCCATCGCAGCCGCAGAGAAGCTGTCCAAGAGCCTCAACCTTGACAAGCAGCATCTCtcccagccaatcagagagcaccTCAAAGAAAGTCCCAACAACAATGACCGAGTCCTGAG gcccaTGTGTTTTGTGAAGCAACTGGAGGTGCCTCATTATAGGCAGTACAGGCCCAACATGATACCCGCCACACCTCGTGCCAGCCTGGCCAAGGAGCTGGAGAAGTACTCCAAGGTCTCCTTTGATTATGCAAGCTTCGACTGTCAGGTGTTTGGAAAGCGTGTGCTTGCATCAAATATACCGACCAGCGAAACCTCACCCAAAGCCTTCAAAT CTAAAGTCTCGTCCCCAAAGTCTTCTTCTCCCAGCCTCAGCCTGCATGGAGGCTATGGGAAGACAGCCTCCTCTTCTGCCTACGACTACTCCCATGAAGCCCAGGCAGCCCACATGGCCGCTACAGCCATCCTCAACCTGTCCACGCGCTGCTGGGAGAGGCCTGAGAACCTGAGCACCAAGCACCAGGACCTGGCTAGCAAG GACATCGGGGTGGATGAAAATGGCACTCTGGACCTGAGCATGAAGAAGCCCGTCAAACGAGAGGGTACCAGCCCAGGGTTGTGTTCCCcggacccctcctcctcctcttcctccctgcacCACGGAGGCAGCAGTGGCATGACCTCGCCCCACACAGGCCACGCCTACAAACAGGAACAGTGGGAGGAGCCTCTGGACTACACAAAACCCAACCGCCAGcgagaggaggatgtagaggag CTGGAGCACCACACAGCGCGGTCGTTTGCCTCGTCCGACCCTGAGGACATGGACCTGATGCAGGACTACCCCCAGGAGAGGAAGTACCCTGGAGAGGTCACCACCCCAAACTTCAAGGTCCAATTCCAACAACCCAAGGACTGCAAGAAAGATCTGCTCCT GTGCCCCACTCCTGGCTGTGACGGCAGTGGCCACATCACTGGAAACTATGCATCCCATCGCAG tcTGTCTGGCTGTCCTCTTGCTGATAAGAGTCTTCGTTCCCTCATGGCGGCCCACTCTGCTGAGCTCAA GTGCCCCACTCCAGGATGTGATGGTTCAGGACATAACACTGGAAACTACGCCTCCCACAGAAG TTTGTCTGGGTGCCCCCGTGCCAAGAAAGGTGGATTAAAAACATCTCCCACCAAGGACGACAAGGAGGACTCCGAGCTCTTAAA atgCCCCGTGCCAGGCTGTGACAGCCTGGGTCACATCAGTGGGAAGTACGCCACTCATCGCAGTGCCTATGGGTGCCCGCTGGCTGCCCGCAGGCAGAAAGAGGGGATGCTCAATGGTAACCCATTCTCCTGGAAGGCCTTCAAGACGGAGGCCCCCAACTGCCCCACCCCCGGCTGTGATGGATCAGGACACGCCAACGGCAGCTTCCTCACACACCGCAG TCTCTCTGGCTGTCCCAGAGCCTCCTTTGCCAGAAAGAAAGCCAAGATCCCTGGAGATGAATACCTGAGCACCAAGTTCAGGGCCAGTGACG TTCTGAACAATGACGAGGACATCAAGCATCTCAACAAGGAGATCAATGAGCTCAACGAGACCAACAAcgagatggagacagacatggTGAACCTGcaaacacag ATCTCATCCATGGAGAAGAACCTGAAGAACATTGAGGTGGAGAACAAGCTGATTGAGGAGCAGAACGAGACGCTCTTCATGGAGCTATCTGGCCTCAGCCACGCCCTGATCCGCAGCCTGGCCAACATCCGCATCCCACACATG CAGGAGCCAATCACTGAGCAGAATTTCGACAGATACGTGAGCACCCTGACTGACATGTACACCAACAAGGAGTGCTTCCAGAACCCGGAGAACAAGGCTCTGCTGGAGAGCATCAACAAGGCTGTGAAGAGCATCAAGGTGTGA